Proteins encoded in a region of the uncultured Paludibaculum sp. genome:
- a CDS encoding DUF1552 domain-containing protein has translation MKITRKALPRRTILRGMGAAVGLPFLDAMVPALATAAQSAAAKTPLRLAFAYVPNGIIMNHWNPGYEGQLGELPRILKSMEPHRDDILMLGNLTHNTGRALLDGAGDHGRCSGSYLTGIQVKKTMVDIKAGVSCDQIIAKHLGEQTRFPSLEVGMEDARQAGDCDSGYSCAYTNNLAWKSETQPLPPVLNPRAMFERLFGTGTVRSPEAKARQADYRRSILDFVNSETGQLKAALGPSDNRKLDEYLTSIREVERQIDRAEKTNAQIDPKMEKPYGVPADFAEHFKLMTDMITIAFQADLTRVVTFLMTREGTSRPYRELDIPDGHHPCTHHQNKPDLIEKVVRINTYHVAQMAGWVEKLKSTQEGSGSMLDNMMLVYGAGLSDGNRHLHEDLPTLIIGKGGNTIKTGRRVVYRRETPMCNMHLALMERMGVRMEHFGDATGELNLADLT, from the coding sequence ATGAAGATCACGCGGAAGGCCCTTCCCAGAAGAACGATCCTGCGCGGCATGGGCGCGGCCGTGGGGCTGCCTTTCCTTGACGCAATGGTTCCGGCCCTGGCCACGGCGGCACAGTCGGCGGCCGCCAAGACTCCTCTGCGTCTGGCGTTTGCCTACGTACCCAACGGCATTATCATGAACCACTGGAACCCCGGCTACGAGGGCCAGTTGGGCGAACTGCCGCGCATCCTCAAGTCGATGGAGCCGCATCGCGATGACATCCTGATGCTGGGCAATCTCACCCACAATACGGGCCGTGCGCTGCTGGACGGGGCGGGTGACCACGGCCGCTGCTCGGGGTCTTACCTCACCGGCATCCAGGTGAAGAAGACCATGGTCGATATTAAGGCTGGCGTCTCCTGCGATCAGATCATTGCCAAACACCTGGGCGAGCAGACCCGCTTTCCGTCGTTGGAAGTGGGCATGGAAGACGCGCGCCAGGCGGGTGACTGCGACTCCGGTTATTCCTGCGCCTACACGAACAATCTGGCCTGGAAGAGCGAGACCCAGCCTCTGCCGCCCGTCCTGAATCCGCGGGCGATGTTCGAACGCCTGTTTGGTACAGGCACGGTACGCAGTCCCGAGGCCAAGGCCCGGCAGGCCGACTACCGCCGCAGCATTCTCGACTTCGTCAATAGCGAAACGGGCCAGCTCAAGGCCGCGCTCGGCCCCTCCGACAACCGCAAGCTGGACGAATACCTCACTTCCATCCGCGAAGTGGAGCGGCAGATCGATCGGGCCGAAAAGACCAATGCCCAGATCGATCCCAAGATGGAGAAGCCCTACGGAGTGCCGGCCGATTTCGCAGAGCACTTCAAGCTGATGACTGACATGATCACCATCGCGTTCCAGGCCGACCTGACCCGCGTGGTGACGTTCCTCATGACGCGCGAAGGCACTTCCAGACCTTATCGGGAGTTGGACATCCCCGACGGCCACCACCCCTGCACCCACCACCAGAACAAACCGGATCTCATCGAGAAGGTGGTGAGGATTAATACCTACCATGTGGCGCAGATGGCGGGTTGGGTGGAGAAGCTGAAGTCGACGCAGGAGGGCTCCGGCAGCATGTTGGACAACATGATGCTGGTCTACGGCGCCGGACTTTCCGACGGCAACCGGCACCTTCACGAGGATCTGCCCACGCTGATCATCGGCAAAGGCGGCAATACGATCAAGACCGGACGCCGCGTGGTTTATCGCCGTGAGACGCCCATGTGCAATATGCACCTGGCCCTGATGGAACGGATGGGCGTGCGTATGGAGCACTTCGGCGACGCGACGGGAGAGCTGAACCTGGCCGACCTCACCTAG
- a CDS encoding vitamin B12-dependent ribonucleotide reductase, with protein sequence MGQLRVDLSAHVKTFRRNLRKEERNGLSFPRYFTARLEAGKTPYDEVRWEQRTASIGNDRGAMIFEQKDLEVPADWSQTATNIVASKYFHGKMNTPERERSVAQLVHRVVDTITEWGIEGRYFRSLEDAANFRNELAHLMLTQKACFNSPVWFNVGVKEENRGYGWFYDEATDSIKKLDKSNHRPQCSACFINSVQDSLESILDLAKTEGMLFKWGSGTGTNLSTLREENGLLWGGGRASGPLSFMKGFDAFAGVIKSGGKTRRAAKMVILNAEHPDVEQFIWCKAKEERKAHTLIDAGYDQSLDGEAYSSIFFQNANNSVRATDGFMQSVVDDTDWWTKSVVSGENVKKLRGRDLMRNIAEATWQCGDPGMQFDTTINRWHTSKNSARINASNPCSEYMFLDDSACNLASLNLMRFVSAGGQFDVEAFRHAVDTIILAQEILVDSASYPTEKIARNSHDYRPLGLGYANLGSLLMSMGVPYDSDQGRAWAGALTAVMCGQAYLTSARVAEVVGPCPGYPINEGPFLEVIKMHWDQVNGIDSKLVPQPLFQAAFETWKQAHELGTKTGFRNAQTTVIAPTGTIGFMMDCDTTGVEPDLALVKYKKLVGGGVIKIVNNTVPAALIRLGYSPEQVEKIVAHIDATGAIEGAPELKAEHLPVFDCSFKSPNGTRYIHHMGHIRMMAAVQPFISGAISKTINMPEESTVEDIMGAYIESWKLGLKAVAIYRDGSKRVQPLSSGSGKGEKKSNAAQAAAAALAPARIEERIVYRPLRRKLPDERQSITHKFSIAGHEGYITVGMFEDGTPGELFITMAKEGSTISGLMDSFATTVSYALQYGVPVQFFVDKFSHVRFEPSGYTGNPNIPYAKSIMDYIFRWLALKFIGPNTVENEAGETSKLRPTEPEPQQKLQFSPADGMQDAPACSECGGLMTRNGSCYKCENCGGTSGCS encoded by the coding sequence ATGGGCCAGCTAAGAGTGGACTTGAGCGCTCACGTCAAAACTTTTCGCCGCAATTTGCGGAAGGAGGAACGGAACGGTCTTAGTTTCCCCCGCTATTTCACCGCCAGACTGGAAGCGGGCAAGACACCTTACGATGAGGTGAGGTGGGAGCAGCGCACCGCTTCGATCGGCAACGACAGGGGGGCGATGATCTTCGAGCAGAAGGACCTCGAAGTTCCTGCGGACTGGTCTCAGACCGCGACTAACATCGTTGCTTCCAAGTACTTCCACGGCAAGATGAATACGCCTGAGCGCGAGCGCTCGGTCGCCCAGTTGGTTCACCGGGTGGTAGACACCATCACCGAGTGGGGCATAGAGGGCCGCTACTTCCGGTCGCTGGAAGACGCCGCCAATTTCCGCAATGAACTGGCGCACCTGATGCTCACTCAGAAGGCCTGCTTCAACTCGCCGGTCTGGTTCAACGTGGGGGTCAAGGAAGAGAACCGCGGCTACGGCTGGTTTTACGACGAAGCGACCGACTCCATCAAGAAGCTGGACAAATCGAACCACCGGCCGCAATGCTCGGCCTGCTTCATCAACTCCGTCCAGGACTCGCTGGAGTCCATTCTCGACCTAGCCAAGACGGAGGGCATGCTCTTCAAGTGGGGGTCCGGCACGGGCACCAACCTGTCCACCCTGCGCGAAGAGAACGGACTGCTGTGGGGCGGCGGACGCGCCTCGGGACCGCTGAGCTTCATGAAGGGCTTCGACGCCTTCGCTGGCGTCATCAAATCGGGCGGCAAGACGCGCCGCGCCGCCAAGATGGTGATTCTGAACGCGGAGCATCCCGACGTCGAGCAGTTCATCTGGTGCAAGGCGAAGGAAGAGCGCAAGGCGCACACTCTCATTGACGCAGGCTACGACCAATCGCTCGACGGTGAGGCCTACTCCTCGATCTTCTTCCAGAACGCCAACAACAGTGTGCGTGCCACCGACGGTTTCATGCAGTCCGTGGTGGACGATACCGACTGGTGGACCAAGTCGGTGGTCAGCGGGGAGAACGTCAAGAAGCTCCGTGGCCGCGACCTGATGCGTAACATCGCGGAAGCCACCTGGCAGTGCGGTGACCCGGGCATGCAGTTCGACACCACCATCAACCGGTGGCACACGTCGAAGAACTCGGCCCGCATCAATGCCTCCAATCCGTGCTCGGAGTACATGTTCCTGGACGATTCGGCCTGCAACCTGGCGTCACTGAACCTGATGCGGTTTGTCAGCGCCGGCGGACAGTTTGACGTCGAAGCCTTCCGCCATGCGGTGGATACCATCATCCTGGCTCAGGAGATCCTGGTCGACAGCGCCAGCTATCCCACTGAGAAGATTGCCCGCAACTCCCACGACTACCGCCCGCTGGGCCTCGGCTACGCCAATCTGGGCTCGTTGCTGATGTCGATGGGCGTGCCCTACGACAGCGATCAGGGCCGCGCGTGGGCAGGAGCGCTCACGGCCGTGATGTGCGGCCAGGCTTACCTCACCAGCGCCCGCGTGGCTGAAGTGGTGGGCCCATGCCCCGGCTACCCGATCAATGAAGGGCCGTTCCTGGAAGTCATTAAGATGCACTGGGATCAGGTGAACGGCATCGACTCCAAGCTGGTGCCTCAGCCGCTGTTCCAGGCCGCGTTTGAGACCTGGAAGCAGGCCCACGAGCTCGGGACCAAGACCGGCTTCCGCAATGCGCAGACCACGGTCATCGCCCCCACCGGGACGATTGGTTTCATGATGGATTGCGACACCACTGGCGTGGAACCCGATCTGGCCCTGGTGAAGTACAAGAAGCTGGTGGGTGGCGGCGTCATCAAGATCGTCAACAACACCGTCCCCGCCGCTCTGATCCGCCTGGGCTACTCGCCTGAACAGGTGGAGAAGATCGTTGCCCATATCGACGCGACCGGCGCGATTGAAGGCGCGCCGGAGCTCAAGGCCGAGCACCTGCCGGTGTTCGACTGCTCGTTCAAATCGCCCAACGGCACCCGTTACATCCACCATATGGGCCACATCCGGATGATGGCGGCGGTGCAGCCGTTCATCTCGGGTGCTATCTCGAAGACCATCAACATGCCCGAGGAGTCCACGGTCGAGGACATCATGGGCGCCTATATCGAGAGCTGGAAGCTGGGCCTGAAGGCCGTGGCCATCTATCGTGATGGCTCCAAGCGTGTCCAGCCGCTCAGTTCCGGCAGCGGCAAGGGCGAGAAGAAGTCGAATGCGGCACAGGCCGCGGCCGCGGCTCTCGCACCCGCCCGCATTGAGGAGCGCATCGTCTACCGGCCGCTGCGGCGGAAACTGCCCGACGAACGGCAGTCGATCACTCACAAGTTCTCCATCGCCGGCCATGAAGGCTACATCACGGTGGGCATGTTCGAAGACGGGACGCCCGGCGAACTGTTCATCACCATGGCGAAGGAAGGCTCCACCATCTCGGGGCTCATGGACAGCTTCGCCACCACGGTGAGCTACGCGCTGCAGTACGGCGTGCCGGTCCAGTTCTTTGTGGACAAGTTCAGCCACGTCCGGTTTGAACCGTCCGGCTACACCGGGAATCCGAACATCCCGTACGCCAAGTCGATCATGGATTACATCTTCCGCTGGCTGGCCCTGAAGTTCATCGGGCCCAACACAGTGGAGAACGAAGCAGGGGAGACCTCGAAGCTTCGTCCGACCGAGCCGGAACCGCAGCAGAAGCTGCAGTTTTCGCCGGCCGATGGCATGCAGGACGCGCCGGCGTGTTCCGAGTGCGGCGGCCTGATGACCCGCAACGGATCGTGCTACAAGTGTGAGAACTGCGGCGGCACGTCCGGCTGCTCCTAA
- a CDS encoding ADOP family duplicated permease, giving the protein MKALIVAARSLRKAPVFAAVAIVSLALAIGPNAAIFALIDAVLLRPLPAIAQPEQLASIYLRSAQDPKAFSSLSWQDFEYYRKAARSFSSLSAYLRLPMAVRFGDRVENISGELVSDNYLRTLGVPLRLGRDLGPDEKDRVALIGERMWRERFGSDPKIVGRSIRIGDGTFTVIGVVAAEFRGIVLDWGDRPQFWVSMRWYRDAVPALAAVDVLNEWGMRSFVVTGRLRPGISPAQAAAEVESIGRDIEAAHPERARGATGTWVATTMPLGQARFWPGARSQVVTVLLVLMVVAASVLLIACANLASLLLTRAAQREREISVRIALGARAPAVLRLLLAESFLLSLGGCAAGLLAGVALTRGLASFPKLFSVPLAVDPAVDWRVIAFSGVLGLLVTVLVGVAPLRQCMGHDLASALRAAGAASRRSHLWNTRNILTAAQIALSFLLLVQAGLFLRTFHNAAESESFLHAGNLFIAGIGVPQPDQARAAKAILARELPARAREMPAVQDAVLSSVLPLSGMRSVANVTILNPATGTEPIERSIDRYSVSPGFLGLTGSVLLRGRDFADADAQSSAGVALVNQQMADRYWGGDAMGKHFRQGGEVMTVIGVVRDQWRRSYRLDVPPRVYVPIARDSAGPMFLVVKAHGNPLQALGPLRSLVSQLAPDATLDSPQTLASYTSAALAPERLAAWCLGALAFLALTLSLVGIYGTVAYSVAQRKGEIGIRLALGATSAGIVRSILQPVAVVSAVGLVSGAVLCAATIQLSESLLFGVTGTDASTWGVVGLSLAAAALAAASLPALVASRVDPALVLRGN; this is encoded by the coding sequence ATGAAAGCCCTCATTGTGGCCGCCCGAAGCCTACGGAAAGCCCCGGTTTTTGCCGCCGTGGCCATTGTTTCCCTGGCGCTGGCGATTGGCCCGAACGCCGCGATCTTCGCATTGATCGACGCAGTTCTGCTCCGGCCGCTGCCGGCGATCGCGCAGCCTGAACAATTGGCGTCGATTTACCTCCGCAGCGCCCAGGATCCCAAGGCATTTAGTTCGCTTTCCTGGCAGGATTTCGAATACTACCGCAAAGCCGCGCGATCTTTCTCCAGCCTGTCTGCCTACCTGCGGCTGCCCATGGCGGTTCGATTCGGTGACCGTGTGGAGAACATATCAGGCGAGCTGGTCAGCGACAATTACCTGCGGACACTGGGCGTTCCGCTGCGCCTGGGCCGTGATCTCGGTCCCGACGAGAAGGACCGGGTTGCTCTGATTGGAGAGCGAATGTGGCGGGAGCGCTTTGGCTCCGACCCCAAGATAGTGGGGCGCTCGATCCGGATTGGCGACGGTACTTTCACCGTGATCGGCGTGGTGGCCGCGGAGTTCCGAGGGATTGTCCTCGATTGGGGCGACCGGCCACAATTCTGGGTTTCGATGCGCTGGTATCGTGATGCGGTGCCCGCCCTGGCGGCTGTGGATGTTCTTAACGAATGGGGGATGCGGTCGTTCGTGGTGACGGGCCGCCTGCGGCCGGGCATCAGCCCTGCACAGGCGGCGGCAGAGGTTGAGTCCATCGGCCGAGACATCGAGGCTGCCCATCCGGAGCGCGCCCGTGGGGCGACAGGCACATGGGTGGCTACTACGATGCCATTGGGGCAGGCGCGATTCTGGCCCGGGGCCCGGTCTCAGGTTGTCACCGTGCTTCTGGTCCTCATGGTGGTGGCCGCGTCCGTGCTCCTCATTGCGTGCGCGAATCTGGCCTCGCTGCTGCTCACACGGGCGGCACAGCGCGAACGCGAGATCAGCGTGCGGATTGCCCTCGGCGCCCGGGCTCCGGCTGTGCTTCGTCTATTGCTGGCCGAGAGCTTCCTGCTGTCCCTGGGGGGCTGCGCGGCAGGCCTGCTGGCAGGAGTGGCCTTGACCCGAGGTTTGGCCAGCTTCCCTAAACTGTTCTCGGTACCATTGGCCGTCGATCCAGCCGTGGATTGGCGGGTGATTGCCTTCAGTGGCGTCCTGGGACTGCTGGTGACTGTGCTCGTCGGCGTGGCTCCGCTGCGGCAGTGCATGGGGCACGACCTGGCGTCGGCCCTGCGAGCGGCCGGAGCCGCGTCGCGGAGGTCCCACTTGTGGAATACCCGAAACATCCTCACGGCGGCGCAAATCGCACTTTCCTTCCTGCTGCTTGTCCAGGCGGGACTGTTCCTTCGCACTTTCCACAACGCGGCCGAATCCGAGTCGTTCCTGCACGCGGGGAACCTGTTTATTGCCGGAATTGGGGTGCCGCAGCCTGACCAGGCCCGGGCGGCAAAGGCTATCCTCGCGCGCGAGCTGCCAGCCCGCGCCCGTGAGATGCCCGCTGTCCAGGATGCCGTGCTGAGCTCCGTGCTTCCACTCAGCGGCATGCGTTCGGTGGCGAATGTCACCATCCTCAACCCTGCGACCGGCACGGAACCCATCGAGCGAAGCATCGATAGGTACTCCGTGTCTCCTGGGTTCCTGGGACTTACGGGCAGCGTGTTGCTGAGAGGACGAGACTTTGCGGACGCGGACGCGCAAAGCTCCGCCGGAGTTGCGTTGGTGAACCAGCAGATGGCGGACCGATATTGGGGCGGCGATGCGATGGGCAAGCACTTCCGGCAGGGCGGAGAAGTCATGACGGTGATTGGCGTTGTGCGCGATCAATGGCGGCGCTCCTATCGGCTGGACGTGCCGCCGCGCGTCTATGTGCCCATCGCGAGGGACAGCGCTGGCCCAATGTTCCTTGTCGTGAAAGCCCACGGCAACCCGCTGCAGGCGCTGGGTCCCCTGCGCTCGCTTGTTTCGCAATTGGCGCCAGACGCCACTCTGGATTCGCCGCAAACGCTGGCCTCCTACACCTCGGCTGCCCTCGCGCCGGAACGGCTGGCGGCCTGGTGTCTGGGCGCCCTGGCATTCCTGGCTTTGACCTTGTCGCTGGTTGGCATCTACGGTACGGTTGCGTATTCGGTGGCTCAGCGGAAGGGCGAGATTGGAATCCGGTTGGCGCTTGGCGCGACCAGCGCCGGAATCGTCCGGTCCATTCTTCAACCGGTGGCGGTGGTGTCGGCCGTGGGCCTGGTGTCCGGCGCGGTGCTTTGTGCGGCGACCATCCAACTGTCCGAGTCGTTGCTCTTTGGAGTTACCGGGACGGACGCGTCGACCTGGGGTGTGGTCGGACTGTCGCTGGCGGCGGCGGCGCTGGCGGCCGCCTCGCTTCCCGCACTGGTGGCGTCACGGGTCGACCCGGCCCTCGTCCTCCGCGGGAACTGA
- a CDS encoding response regulator yields MRHFCKLRRLTGMALCLAGLLLPALPAMADDRAEWRWWDSSDGMNESYAFTVTLDPLGRLWVVHGAVPNLSVLDGYRTSELPTPGRSSKIAVSTSGDVWALNPKGLFHLQGRSWIREVVPDFDAEHIWDRGRIAVDENGTVLLAGARTLYGYNGVTRKASALWHDKPGFGQLGSVTSDAVGTWLVFDSGIALRRRGTQKWEEYPSKPAGLTNLRLPWADGSGNLMLGAEELVSNRAVLAEFQHGQWKVVYRGSHARVWGWRSGGSLWRQEGNWLYKQTSDGWTRVEKRGALGGLVYDAIPDGPSAFWVGTSQGVARHFEPLWGTPEGAESDQIASSIVQDQQNRVWFLHDSMVLENDGGRWSRHNLPQDMKPKPLHTSSAMASNGRMFFVCESGRLAYFDPATQAFGWVRHPDGRQVRTASLRFDGQLFVLTNDQRTGRDYLEVFDGQRFTTKWDIAAGVLDEDIRAIAQSKEGTVWFCGAMVLSGWRDGRWIHAAHPEGPKGQGGFALTEVEPGRVLMGGRNSVSEWDGRRWVLLRTGLERVRHVARAHDGTIWVAAANGIHRVVPDGLIGNDFDEGLTSGVTYTVFEDAQKRVWAGTAQGISLFQRENNERAPTIWAPEGINRSEVSPQGDVTVSFSATDRWKKTDAARMLYSYQLDNGPWSTLGPNPFVSFRRLTGGAHTIRARAADRNGNIDETGAAFQLQVLQPWYRQGVFHSLAFAALLVIVSLAMVVTRNFHALRRAKVAAESASRSKSEFLANMSHEIRTPMNGIIGMTELALRTDLNAEQSEYLNTVKESADALMTILNDILDFSKIEAGKFELTARDFALRDSVGDCLRLLSIRANQKGIELAMDIRPDVPDSLFGDAGRLRQVVMNLVGNAVKFTERGAVLVRVQVERMEPDGPVLDFQVADSGIGVPPDKRVKIFAPFEQADGSTVRRYGGTGLGLAISAKLINLMGGAIWVESPWVEPDRVEGGPGSVFHFQAKFRHGKALSKRAEVDIPAFASLRVLVVDDHPINRGILTETCTSWGMKTTVAHDGPSALASVNESLAIGQPYDLVILDFNMPAMDGFELARQIRSQRTPHKPRMLMLTSAGDPGDADECRRAGIDGYLLKPVKQADLAVAIDSIFRPAQAPATRRPADDAPPATSAGLRKLRVLLAEDNTVNQRLAMRMIEKSGHSTVLAGNGREAVAMFKQDQFDLVLMDVQMPEVDGLEATASIRKLEQERGGHTPIYAMTAYAMRGDEDICLNAGMDGYLAKPIRIEQLIGLLQAVSGAGSVPAEDEGRVDP; encoded by the coding sequence ATGCGGCATTTCTGCAAGTTACGGCGGCTGACCGGCATGGCTCTGTGCCTGGCGGGCCTCTTGTTACCAGCGCTGCCGGCGATGGCCGACGATCGGGCGGAATGGCGATGGTGGGACAGCTCGGACGGGATGAACGAGTCGTACGCCTTCACCGTCACGCTGGACCCCCTGGGGCGATTGTGGGTGGTGCACGGGGCCGTGCCGAATCTGTCGGTTCTGGATGGCTATCGCACTTCGGAGCTGCCTACTCCGGGCCGCAGCTCCAAAATCGCGGTGTCCACATCGGGCGACGTTTGGGCGTTGAATCCAAAAGGGTTGTTCCATCTCCAGGGACGCAGCTGGATCCGCGAGGTGGTGCCGGACTTCGACGCTGAACACATCTGGGACCGGGGCCGGATCGCAGTCGACGAGAACGGCACTGTGCTGCTGGCGGGGGCCCGCACTCTGTACGGGTACAACGGCGTCACACGGAAAGCCTCTGCCTTGTGGCACGACAAGCCGGGTTTCGGCCAACTGGGCTCGGTCACCTCCGACGCCGTGGGGACCTGGCTGGTGTTTGACAGCGGCATCGCACTCCGGCGGCGCGGAACCCAAAAGTGGGAGGAGTACCCAAGCAAGCCAGCCGGCCTCACCAATTTGCGGCTGCCTTGGGCGGACGGCAGCGGCAACCTCATGCTGGGCGCCGAGGAACTGGTTTCGAACCGCGCCGTGCTGGCGGAGTTTCAACACGGTCAGTGGAAGGTCGTCTATCGCGGTAGCCACGCGCGCGTATGGGGCTGGCGCAGCGGTGGATCACTGTGGAGACAAGAGGGCAACTGGCTGTACAAACAGACAAGCGACGGGTGGACGCGCGTCGAGAAGCGGGGTGCGTTGGGCGGCCTGGTGTACGACGCCATCCCCGATGGACCGTCAGCGTTCTGGGTGGGGACGTCCCAGGGAGTAGCCCGCCACTTCGAACCGCTCTGGGGCACACCGGAAGGCGCGGAATCGGACCAGATTGCCTCCAGCATTGTCCAGGACCAACAGAACCGCGTCTGGTTCCTGCACGACTCCATGGTGCTGGAAAACGATGGCGGCCGCTGGTCGCGCCACAACCTGCCGCAGGACATGAAGCCCAAGCCGCTTCACACGTCCAGTGCAATGGCGTCGAACGGCCGGATGTTCTTCGTCTGCGAGAGCGGGCGGCTGGCCTATTTTGATCCGGCAACTCAGGCCTTCGGCTGGGTCCGGCATCCCGACGGCCGTCAGGTCCGCACCGCCTCGCTACGTTTTGACGGGCAGCTCTTTGTCCTCACCAACGATCAGAGGACAGGACGGGACTACCTCGAGGTTTTCGACGGGCAGCGCTTCACCACGAAATGGGACATAGCGGCCGGCGTGCTGGACGAGGACATTCGAGCCATCGCCCAGTCGAAGGAGGGAACCGTCTGGTTTTGCGGTGCCATGGTCCTGTCCGGCTGGCGCGACGGCAGATGGATCCACGCGGCACACCCTGAAGGTCCGAAGGGCCAGGGAGGATTTGCCCTCACCGAAGTGGAGCCAGGCCGGGTGTTGATGGGCGGCCGCAATAGCGTGTCGGAATGGGACGGACGCAGGTGGGTGCTGCTGCGGACCGGGCTGGAAAGGGTCCGGCACGTTGCCAGGGCGCACGACGGGACTATCTGGGTCGCCGCGGCCAACGGCATCCACCGGGTAGTGCCCGATGGGCTCATTGGCAACGATTTCGACGAAGGCCTCACCTCCGGCGTTACCTACACTGTGTTCGAAGACGCACAGAAGCGGGTCTGGGCCGGAACAGCACAAGGCATCTCTCTCTTCCAGCGTGAAAACAACGAACGCGCCCCCACTATCTGGGCACCCGAGGGTATCAATCGGAGCGAGGTGTCGCCCCAGGGTGACGTGACCGTGTCATTCTCCGCGACCGACCGCTGGAAAAAGACCGACGCCGCCCGCATGTTGTACTCTTACCAGCTCGACAACGGGCCTTGGTCGACGCTGGGTCCGAATCCGTTTGTGAGCTTTCGTCGCCTTACGGGCGGAGCCCACACGATCCGCGCGCGGGCAGCCGACCGGAATGGCAATATCGATGAGACTGGAGCGGCGTTTCAACTCCAGGTCCTGCAGCCTTGGTACCGCCAGGGCGTCTTTCACTCCCTGGCCTTCGCGGCTCTGCTGGTCATCGTGTCGCTCGCAATGGTGGTAACACGCAACTTCCATGCCCTACGGCGGGCGAAGGTCGCGGCCGAGAGTGCGAGCCGGTCGAAGAGCGAGTTCCTGGCCAACATGAGTCACGAGATCCGGACTCCGATGAATGGCATCATCGGCATGACGGAACTGGCGCTTCGGACAGACCTGAACGCCGAGCAGTCAGAATATCTGAACACCGTCAAAGAGTCGGCCGACGCGTTGATGACGATTCTCAATGACATCCTCGACTTCTCGAAGATAGAGGCGGGCAAGTTCGAATTGACCGCGCGCGATTTCGCGCTGCGGGACAGCGTAGGTGATTGTCTGCGGCTGCTCTCCATCCGCGCCAATCAGAAGGGCATCGAACTGGCCATGGACATCCGTCCCGACGTGCCGGACTCACTATTTGGCGATGCCGGACGGCTGAGGCAGGTTGTGATGAACCTTGTCGGCAACGCCGTAAAATTCACTGAACGCGGCGCGGTTCTGGTGCGGGTTCAGGTCGAACGGATGGAGCCCGATGGCCCGGTTCTCGACTTCCAGGTGGCCGACAGCGGGATCGGCGTTCCTCCGGATAAGCGGGTAAAGATCTTCGCTCCGTTTGAGCAAGCCGACGGATCGACCGTCCGGCGCTACGGTGGGACCGGTCTGGGCCTGGCAATCTCCGCTAAACTGATCAACCTGATGGGCGGCGCGATCTGGGTGGAAAGTCCCTGGGTCGAGCCTGACCGGGTGGAGGGGGGCCCGGGCAGCGTCTTCCATTTCCAGGCGAAGTTCCGCCATGGCAAAGCGCTGTCCAAGCGAGCGGAGGTCGATATTCCCGCATTTGCTTCGCTACGGGTTCTGGTGGTTGACGATCACCCCATCAACCGCGGCATTCTCACTGAGACCTGCACAAGTTGGGGCATGAAGACCACAGTGGCGCATGATGGGCCATCGGCACTTGCATCCGTGAACGAAAGCCTGGCTATCGGCCAACCCTACGATCTCGTGATTCTCGATTTCAACATGCCGGCGATGGACGGGTTTGAGCTGGCTCGCCAGATTCGGAGCCAGCGGACTCCGCACAAACCACGGATGTTGATGCTGACCTCCGCGGGTGATCCGGGCGACGCCGACGAATGCCGCCGCGCAGGCATCGACGGGTACCTGTTGAAGCCGGTCAAGCAAGCCGATCTCGCAGTGGCGATCGACTCGATTTTCCGGCCGGCTCAGGCGCCTGCGACACGCCGGCCAGCGGACGATGCCCCCCCAGCCACCAGCGCCGGGCTCAGAAAGTTGCGCGTACTGCTGGCCGAGGACAACACGGTGAATCAGCGTCTGGCCATGCGCATGATTGAGAAAAGCGGGCACTCGACCGTCCTTGCCGGCAATGGCCGCGAAGCCGTCGCCATGTTCAAACAGGACCAGTTCGACCTGGTGCTCATGGACGTTCAAATGCCGGAGGTCGACGGACTCGAAGCGACGGCGTCCATCCGCAAGCTCGAGCAGGAGCGCGGAGGCCATACGCCCATCTACGCGATGACGGCCTATGCCATGCGAGGCGACGAGGACATCTGCCTCAACGCGGGCATGGACGGCTATCTCGCAAAACCCATCCGGATCGAGCAGTTGATTGGTCTGCTCCAGGCAGTATCGGGCGCCGGGTCAGTTCCCGCGGAGGACGAGGGCCGGGTCGACCCGTGA